Proteins encoded within one genomic window of Tabrizicola piscis:
- a CDS encoding ester cyclase has protein sequence MDSLHLANKRTIAEALSALAEARPADLPHRIAALYAPDAHWRGSHPINEHRGPEAIAAQVWQPLLAAFPDLERRDLIVTGGHYDGRDYVAMVGHYCGTFRSDWLGIPATGRPIYLRYGEVHQVEGGRIVQSNCLWDVLDVIRQAGFWPLAPSLGTEGMWPGPITGDGLVFRETDPVQSAASLAQTLAMHGTLGAYDDLAGEGRTGLLNMPQKQHWHPKMMWYGPSGIGTTRGLQGFVDYHQLPFRRAFPKRKGGGQWDEISDLKAKHGGGHYIRIGDGPYSVTGGWPSVFAMHVGPDFLGVAATGKPVTMRVMDFYLHHEGLIRENWVPLDILDLLLQMGVDVMARMQSIFRRGG, from the coding sequence TTGGACAGCCTGCATCTGGCCAACAAACGCACTATTGCAGAGGCTCTTTCAGCGCTTGCCGAGGCACGCCCTGCGGACCTGCCCCATCGGATCGCAGCGCTTTATGCCCCTGACGCCCATTGGCGCGGGTCGCATCCGATCAACGAACACCGGGGCCCGGAGGCGATCGCCGCACAGGTCTGGCAACCGCTTCTGGCCGCATTCCCCGACCTTGAACGCCGGGACCTGATCGTGACCGGGGGTCATTACGATGGCCGCGACTATGTTGCGATGGTTGGGCATTACTGCGGGACTTTCCGTTCGGACTGGTTGGGAATCCCAGCGACCGGCCGCCCGATCTACCTGCGCTACGGCGAGGTGCATCAAGTTGAGGGCGGGCGGATCGTGCAGTCAAACTGCCTGTGGGACGTTCTGGACGTCATCCGTCAGGCAGGGTTCTGGCCGCTGGCCCCAAGCCTTGGAACCGAAGGCATGTGGCCCGGGCCAATCACCGGCGACGGTCTGGTCTTTCGCGAGACTGATCCGGTGCAATCCGCAGCCAGCCTTGCGCAAACCCTGGCAATGCATGGCACATTGGGTGCCTATGATGATCTGGCTGGCGAAGGCAGGACAGGCCTGCTGAACATGCCGCAGAAACAGCACTGGCACCCGAAGATGATGTGGTACGGCCCCTCTGGCATCGGCACGACGCGCGGGTTGCAGGGGTTTGTCGACTATCATCAGTTGCCGTTTCGGCGGGCCTTTCCAAAACGCAAGGGCGGTGGACAGTGGGACGAAATCTCTGACCTCAAGGCAAAGCATGGCGGTGGCCACTACATCCGGATTGGCGACGGCCCCTATTCCGTGACAGGCGGCTGGCCCTCCGTGTTTGCCATGCATGTCGGGCCGGATTTTCTGGGCGTGGCCGCTACGGGAAAGCCGGTCACCATGCGGGTGATGGATTTCTATCTGCACCACGAAGGCCTGATCCGCGAAAACTGGGTGCCGCTGGATATTCTGGACCTGCTTCTTCAAATGGGGGTCGACGTGATGGCGCGGATGCAGTCGATCTTCCGTCGCGGTGGCTAG
- a CDS encoding ester cyclase, whose translation MKAADTPASGAPASGSPAHSLSRQKPSEVLQVERHDFTHLVPENRPRAQPMQGFDDIYTDIVDYIVRCTHRIWDERDVGLIYTHYTHNCVLYSATGTIYTREEVVRDTIQRLVSLPERRGMATHVIWNGDDQKGFYTSHLVTGTGRHTQHGHYGPPTGRTFTSRTVADCMIFENMIYREWLVSDQMAVLKQLGLDTQAYARNLAKTYFDKGLLAIDIGENRRLIGQYPPESKADLSIANTDLERDTLAWLHEVFNQRMFGRIKDVYAPTVQYHGPLMAELYGVASVMHQTLGLVGSLPDCSFVPQHICSTPCEEGGTKVAVRWIMEGHHTGYGLLHELGAPTGKRVQVMGMSHYHYKDGKIVDEWRVYDELSLSMQVKLAQMADTPSVLD comes from the coding sequence ATGAAAGCCGCAGATACACCTGCATCGGGCGCACCGGCGTCGGGCAGCCCTGCCCACTCGCTGTCACGGCAGAAACCATCCGAGGTGCTGCAGGTGGAACGCCACGACTTTACGCACCTGGTCCCGGAGAACCGCCCAAGGGCCCAGCCGATGCAGGGTTTTGACGACATCTACACCGATATCGTCGACTATATCGTGCGCTGCACCCACCGGATCTGGGACGAGCGGGATGTCGGCCTGATCTACACGCACTACACCCACAACTGCGTGCTCTACAGTGCGACAGGCACAATCTACACGCGCGAGGAAGTGGTTCGCGATACAATCCAGAGGTTAGTGTCCCTGCCCGAGCGCCGTGGCATGGCGACCCATGTCATCTGGAATGGCGATGACCAGAAGGGGTTCTACACCTCGCATCTGGTGACGGGCACCGGGCGGCATACCCAGCATGGTCACTATGGACCGCCGACTGGGCGCACCTTCACCTCGCGCACCGTGGCCGACTGCATGATCTTTGAAAACATGATCTACCGCGAATGGCTGGTGTCAGACCAGATGGCGGTCCTGAAGCAACTCGGGCTGGACACGCAGGCCTATGCCCGCAATCTGGCCAAGACCTACTTCGACAAGGGGCTTCTGGCCATCGACATCGGGGAAAACCGCCGGCTGATCGGACAGTACCCGCCAGAGTCCAAGGCGGACCTGTCGATTGCCAATACTGACCTTGAACGCGACACGCTGGCCTGGCTCCACGAAGTCTTCAACCAGCGCATGTTTGGCCGGATCAAGGACGTCTATGCCCCGACCGTGCAATACCATGGCCCGCTGATGGCCGAACTTTATGGCGTGGCGTCGGTGATGCATCAGACGCTGGGGCTGGTCGGGTCCCTTCCGGATTGCAGCTTTGTGCCACAGCACATCTGCTCGACCCCGTGTGAAGAAGGCGGCACCAAGGTTGCTGTCCGCTGGATCATGGAAGGCCACCACACCGGCTATGGCCTGCTGCACGAACTGGGCGCGCCAACCGGCAAGCGGGTGCAGGTGATGGGGATGAGCCACTACCACTACAAGGACGGCAAGATCGTCGACGAATGGCGCGTCTATGACGAGTTGTCGCTGTCGATGCAGGTCAAGCTGGCACAGATGGCCGACACGCCGTCGGTTCTTGACTGA
- a CDS encoding multidrug effflux MFS transporter, with product MTPPTPASPTPASPAFVATACAMMALVSLSIDAILPGLDSLAADLGVADGNRRQWVITALFVGLAAGQLFYGPLSDSWGRRKAILLGIGVFTIGSLTSALAQSFETVLIGRVIQGLGAAGPRTVIVAMIRDRFDGAAMARLMSLIMSIFILVPILAPILGQMVLLVVDWRALFLIVMAFSWTAALALILLVPERKIDRPPFSLQGLRTGATAILTHRRSMSITVAGGCVYGGLMGYVNSSQQIFQGIFNTGALYPVYFGGLAVFMAAATLTNGRLVRRYPMQTICMTALAAHCLWSAVALAADLAMGGLGLIWFLGYSALTLFALGLTFGNFNAMALQPFGKTAGAAAAVQATVLTVVSLVSAAVIGNLFDGTLVPVLVGYLVMGLLALILMWLPAPSD from the coding sequence GTGACCCCCCCTACCCCGGCATCCCCTACCCCGGCCTCTCCGGCTTTCGTGGCGACGGCTTGCGCCATGATGGCTTTGGTGTCGCTGTCGATTGACGCGATCCTGCCGGGTCTGGACAGCCTGGCAGCCGATCTGGGGGTTGCGGATGGCAACCGCCGCCAATGGGTGATCACCGCGCTGTTTGTCGGGCTGGCTGCGGGGCAACTGTTCTATGGCCCGCTGTCCGACAGTTGGGGCCGCCGAAAGGCGATCCTGCTTGGGATCGGGGTGTTCACCATAGGCTCGTTGACCTCAGCGCTGGCGCAGTCGTTCGAGACTGTGCTGATCGGGCGGGTTATTCAGGGCCTTGGCGCGGCGGGGCCCCGCACTGTCATCGTCGCCATGATCCGCGACCGGTTTGACGGCGCGGCCATGGCGCGGCTGATGTCGCTGATCATGTCGATCTTCATCCTCGTACCGATTCTGGCCCCGATCCTTGGCCAGATGGTTCTGCTGGTCGTGGACTGGCGCGCCCTGTTCCTGATCGTGATGGCGTTTTCCTGGACGGCCGCCCTCGCCCTGATCCTGCTGGTGCCCGAGCGCAAGATCGACCGCCCGCCCTTCAGCCTGCAGGGCCTGCGGACCGGGGCCACGGCGATCCTGACCCACCGACGGTCCATGTCGATCACCGTCGCGGGGGGCTGCGTCTATGGCGGGTTGATGGGCTATGTGAACTCCTCGCAGCAGATTTTTCAGGGCATCTTCAATACGGGGGCGCTGTATCCGGTCTACTTTGGCGGCTTGGCGGTGTTCATGGCCGCCGCGACCCTGACAAACGGCAGGCTGGTGCGACGATATCCGATGCAGACCATCTGCATGACAGCCCTTGCAGCGCATTGCCTGTGGTCAGCCGTGGCGCTTGCGGCAGATCTGGCGATGGGCGGTCTGGGGCTGATCTGGTTTCTGGGATACAGCGCCTTGACGCTCTTTGCCCTTGGGCTGACCTTTGGGAATTTCAACGCCATGGCCCTGCAGCCCTTCGGAAAGACGGCCGGGGCTGCCGCCGCAGTGCAGGCGACCGTCCTGACCGTCGTCAGTCTTGTTTCGGCAGCGGTGATCGGCAACCTGTTTGACGGCACGCTTGTGCCGGTCCTTGTGGGCTATCTGGTGATGGGGCTGCTGGCACTGATCCTTATGTGGCTTCCGGCCCCCAGCGACTGA